In a genomic window of Gossypium arboreum isolate Shixiya-1 chromosome 7, ASM2569848v2, whole genome shotgun sequence:
- the LOC108473204 gene encoding tryptophan aminotransferase-related protein 4-like — protein sequence MSRNTIFLTCSIVLNLLLFHSWYFHGEWEQSWTKSATAEAEFVASISCSGHGRAFLDGSIVDGKPVCECNACYGGSHCSVFLPECIADADSGDPMFLEPFWLKHAASSTIVVPGWHRMSYEFNDDSLISKELDAQIRKLHAVIGNAVTDGRFIIFGVGATQLLHAAVHALSTTNHPSSPSRVVASTPYYPIYKEQTEFFNSEDYKFEGDTSLCNNNNGCKGNFIELVTSPNNPDGQLKKAVLQGPSAKTIHDFAYYWPHYTPIPALADENLMIFTLSKLTGHGGSRFGWAIIKDEAVHQRMLTYMNLSTYGVARETQLRVLKLLKVAVENEGKEMFNFGYQTMRNRWRKLSKTMSLSKWFSIQELETQFCSFSERVRGATPAYAWLKCEREEDKDCNAVLHSVNITGRHGSLFGAESRFVRLSLVKSDDDFDLLLKRMGTLVSQENNNDGINKIMTHTNEFIGTNKCTG from the exons ATGTCTAGGAATACGATTTTTCTAACTTGTTCCATCGTACTTAATCTGCTACTATTTCATAGCTGGTACTTCCATGGCGAATGGGAGCAAAGTTGGACCAAAAGTGCCACTGCAGAAGCTGAATTTGTGGCATCCATCTCATGCTCAGGACATGGAAGAGCTTTCTTGGATGGATCAATCGTTGATGGAAAGCCTGTTTGTGAGTGCAACGCATGTTATGGAGGCTCTCACTGCTCTGTGTTTTTACCTGAATGTATCGCTGACGCCGATAG CGGAGATCCTATGTTCTTGGAGCCCTTTTGGTTGAAGCATGCAGCAAGTAGCACCATTGTAGTTCCAGGATGGCATCGGATGAGCTATGAATTCAATGATGATTCCCTCATCTCAAAGGAACTCGACGCTCAAATTCGGAAACTTCATGCAGTGATCGGAAATGCAGTGACTGATGGAAGATTCATCATATTTGGTGTTGGTGCTACCCAACTTCTTCATGCAGCAGTGCATGCCCTCTCAACTACTAATCATCCATCTTCCCCTTCAAGAGTCGTTGCCTCAACACCATACTATCCA ATTTACAAGGAACAAACTGAGTTTTTCAATTCTGAGGATTACAAGTTCGAAGGAGATACTTCATTGTGCAACAATAATAATGGCTGTAAAGGGAATTTCATCGAGCTTGTGACTTCACCGAACAATCCAGATGGCCAATTAAAGAAGGCAGTACTTCAAGGCCCATCGGCAAAGACAATCCATGATTTTGCTTACTATTGGCCACATTATACACCAATCCCAGCTCTAGCAGATGAAAATTTAATGATATTCACTCTCTCAAAGCTTACTGGACATGGCGGAAGCAGATTTGG atGGGCGATAATAAAAGACGAGGCTGTACATCAGAGGATGCTAACATACATGAATCTAAGTACCTATGGGGTCGCTCGAGAGACTCAGCTACGAGTTCTGAAGCTGCTAAAAGTTGCCGTTGAAAATGAAGGAAAGGAAATGTTTAACTTCGGATACCAAACAATGAGGAACCGCTGGAGAAAGTTGAGCAAAACTATGTCATTGTCTAAGTGGTTTTCAATCCAGGAACTTGAGACTCAATTCTGCTCTTTCTCCGAAAGAGTCAGAGGAGCTACTCCAG CTTATGCATGGCTTAAGTGTGAAAGAGAAGAAGATAAAGATTGCAACGCGGTGCTCCACTCGGTCAATATAACTGGACGTCATGGTAGCTTGTTCGGTGCTGAAAGCAGATTTGTACGGCTTAGCTTGGTGAAAAGCGATGATGACTTTGATTTGCTGCTAAAAAGGATGGGAACATTGGTTTCCCAAGAAAATAATAATGATGGAATCAACAAAATTATGACACACACGAATGAATTTATTGGAACCAATAAGTGTACGGGGTAA